A single Cupriavidus sp. D39 DNA region contains:
- a CDS encoding 2-hydroxychromene-2-carboxylate isomerase, protein MHAPTVQFLLDFGSPNAFLSHKVIPAIESRTGVTFEYVPILLGGLFRLTGNRSPAEAFAGIKNKQAFARLETQRFVDRHHIVGYRSNPHFPVNTLQIMRGAAAALIEGGFEQYVDVVFSAMWERGLKMDDPAVIEATLNEAGLDGARMLARIGDQAVKDLLLANTQQAFERGAFGSPTFFVNDEMYFGKDQLRDVEEEIQRVLAR, encoded by the coding sequence ATGCATGCACCCACTGTGCAATTCCTGCTCGATTTCGGCAGTCCCAATGCCTTCCTGTCGCACAAGGTGATTCCGGCAATCGAAAGCCGAACCGGCGTAACCTTCGAATACGTCCCGATTCTCCTGGGCGGACTTTTTCGGCTGACGGGCAACCGCTCCCCCGCGGAAGCCTTCGCCGGCATCAAGAACAAGCAGGCATTTGCCCGGCTGGAAACGCAGCGATTTGTCGACCGCCATCATATTGTCGGCTACCGCTCCAACCCGCATTTCCCGGTCAACACGCTCCAGATCATGCGGGGCGCCGCGGCGGCCCTGATCGAAGGCGGGTTCGAGCAATACGTCGACGTGGTGTTCTCTGCGATGTGGGAACGCGGCCTCAAGATGGACGACCCGGCCGTGATCGAGGCGACGCTGAATGAAGCGGGTCTCGATGGCGCACGCATGCTCGCACGCATTGGCGACCAGGCGGTCAAGGATCTCCTGCTTGCCAATACCCAACAGGCCTTCGAGCGTGGGGCCTTCGGCTCGCCAACGTTCTTCGTCAACGACGAGATGTACTTCG
- a CDS encoding IclR family transcriptional regulator → METEQVGKTINTMPKSIQKNPEMAPPAIADEPEEESSLGEGQDRHFVTALARGLEVLSCFHSGDNFLANHEIAERCGLPKSTITRLTYTLTRLGYLHLVPETGKYRLGTATGALGSSMLANLDVRQVARPYMQLLAAETGSVVALVTRDRLSSLYLECCRSTSIITLNLDVGSRIPLGTSAAGRALLAAATPAERADLMERIKELDETTWPVVERGIQESITEYQSTGCVTSAGGWVKEVHGIAVPFSPGRGLPLMAISLAGAASYFPLSRLHEELRPKLLQAVRQIRQALCQSSS, encoded by the coding sequence GTGGAAACAGAACAGGTCGGAAAGACAATCAACACGATGCCGAAATCAATCCAGAAGAATCCAGAAATGGCGCCGCCCGCTATTGCCGATGAGCCTGAGGAGGAATCATCGCTCGGCGAAGGCCAGGACAGGCATTTTGTCACGGCGCTGGCGCGTGGGCTGGAAGTATTGAGTTGCTTCCATTCGGGCGACAACTTCCTTGCCAATCATGAGATTGCTGAGCGCTGTGGCCTGCCGAAGTCGACGATTACTCGTCTAACATACACGCTGACGAGGCTCGGCTATCTCCACCTGGTGCCGGAAACTGGCAAGTATCGTCTCGGTACGGCCACCGGCGCGCTCGGCAGCTCGATGCTCGCCAACCTCGACGTTCGCCAGGTGGCACGTCCATACATGCAGCTGCTGGCTGCGGAAACTGGGTCCGTCGTGGCGTTAGTCACGCGTGACCGACTCTCGTCGCTGTACCTCGAATGCTGCCGTAGCACGTCGATCATCACCCTCAACCTCGATGTGGGTTCCCGGATTCCGCTGGGGACAAGCGCCGCCGGCCGGGCGTTGCTCGCCGCCGCCACCCCAGCCGAGCGCGCCGATCTGATGGAGCGGATCAAGGAACTCGATGAGACTACGTGGCCAGTCGTGGAGCGGGGCATCCAGGAATCCATAACCGAGTATCAATCCACGGGATGCGTGACTTCAGCGGGAGGGTGGGTAAAGGAAGTGCACGGTATCGCGGTGCCGTTCTCCCCGGGCCGTGGCTTGCCGCTTATGGCGATCAGTCTTGCCGGCGCTGCCAGCTACTTCCCCCTCTCCCGCTTGCATGAGGAGCTGCGGCCGAAATTGCTGCAGGCGGTACGGCAGATCCGGCAAGCCTTGTGTCAGAGTAGTTCCTAA
- a CDS encoding glutathione S-transferase family protein, producing MIELYHCARSRSFRPLWMLEELQLPYLLQLLPFPPRVLAKSYLAVNPLGTVPCMIDGAVKMTESSAICQYLAEVHASGRLSVRPDEAAYGRYLNFLSFGEASLTFPIAIFMRYSRLEPEERKLPQAAVDYKRFFLGRLRGVDAIVSSDEYICGDRFTAADISVGYAVQFAAMNGLQDEFPESVTRYLARLKARPGYQRALLVESMAEKHKAENHAAQA from the coding sequence ATGATTGAGCTATATCACTGTGCGAGATCGCGGTCCTTCCGGCCGCTATGGATGCTCGAAGAACTGCAGCTTCCCTATTTGCTGCAGTTGCTGCCCTTTCCACCGCGCGTCCTAGCCAAGTCGTATCTGGCCGTCAACCCACTCGGGACGGTCCCCTGCATGATCGATGGCGCGGTCAAGATGACCGAGTCGAGCGCCATCTGCCAGTACCTCGCGGAGGTCCATGCATCGGGGCGTCTCAGCGTGCGCCCGGATGAGGCCGCGTACGGCCGGTACCTGAATTTCCTGAGTTTTGGGGAAGCATCGCTGACGTTTCCCATTGCGATTTTCATGCGGTACTCCCGCCTCGAACCCGAGGAACGCAAGCTGCCGCAGGCCGCCGTGGACTACAAGCGCTTCTTCCTGGGGCGCTTGCGGGGCGTCGATGCGATCGTCTCCAGTGACGAGTACATCTGCGGGGATCGCTTCACGGCGGCGGACATCTCGGTCGGCTATGCCGTTCAGTTCGCCGCCATGAACGGTCTGCAGGATGAGTTTCCGGAATCCGTCACGCGCTACCTCGCGCGGCTGAAAGCCAGGCCGGGATACCAGCGGGCGCTGCTGGTCGAATCCATGGCGGAGAAGCACAAAGCGGAAAACCACGCGGCGCAAGCCTAG
- a CDS encoding class I adenylate-forming enzyme family protein has translation MTSLTVGQSVADLANPYHGYDIASWIVELARRRGAHPLLVWEPFEGPSRTYTYLGFLDTVRKLAGGLAQRGVKPGERVIVHMENCPETILMRFACAWAGAVCVATNPLSAGPELEYFAQATGAVCAVTQPKFAGLFAEHCPGLSWVAVLDHVPVDPAQERAVASMVPFSALLGDALAQRPADPSAPASVMFTTGSTSRAKGVVWTHANVLWAAEVNARQQGLREDDTHVLFLPLFHVVGLSWCFFSTMWAGGTIVLQPGFSRSRYWPVVMKHNATVGSHVHFTLAALRSEPVPAHAFRLWVTSTHDHAAAAHYKVGMVAGWGMTEVLIQVLVSNPEQGSLTGGIGRPSLYYDVKVVDDDGRQVRPGEAGHLLVRGRRGLSVFSEYDGDSAATETAFDDEGYLKTGDRVRLHEDGWYAFTDRVKDVIKVRGENVSAAEVEAAILKVLGVREVAVVGKPCDMQGETVVAFVGHSSELSGQQVEALHDTIHEHCTRNLSQFKIPVEIHVVAKLPRIGIGKLAKATLREWASAGNGQKPGQGTPRSAFEAE, from the coding sequence ATGACGTCGCTGACAGTCGGTCAATCGGTTGCAGACCTGGCAAACCCCTACCACGGCTATGACATCGCGAGCTGGATCGTTGAGCTTGCGCGTCGTCGCGGTGCGCACCCTCTGCTGGTGTGGGAGCCTTTCGAAGGACCGTCGCGCACCTATACCTATCTCGGTTTCCTGGACACGGTCCGCAAGCTTGCGGGCGGCCTTGCGCAGCGTGGCGTGAAGCCGGGTGAGCGCGTGATCGTGCATATGGAGAACTGTCCGGAGACGATTCTTATGCGCTTCGCCTGCGCCTGGGCCGGGGCGGTATGCGTGGCGACAAATCCGCTCTCCGCGGGACCGGAACTTGAGTACTTTGCACAGGCCACCGGCGCGGTATGCGCCGTCACTCAGCCAAAGTTCGCGGGGCTGTTTGCGGAGCACTGCCCCGGCCTGTCATGGGTTGCCGTTCTCGATCACGTGCCAGTGGATCCCGCACAGGAGAGGGCGGTCGCATCGATGGTGCCTTTTTCCGCGCTGCTGGGCGACGCGCTTGCGCAACGCCCAGCGGATCCGTCCGCACCCGCTTCGGTGATGTTCACCACCGGATCGACCTCGCGGGCCAAGGGCGTCGTGTGGACCCACGCCAACGTGCTCTGGGCGGCGGAAGTGAATGCCCGGCAGCAGGGGCTTCGCGAGGACGACACGCATGTGCTGTTTCTCCCGTTGTTCCATGTGGTCGGGCTCTCGTGGTGCTTCTTCTCGACCATGTGGGCGGGCGGGACGATCGTCCTGCAACCGGGCTTTTCGCGCAGCCGGTACTGGCCGGTGGTCATGAAACACAACGCCACGGTCGGCTCTCATGTTCACTTCACCCTCGCGGCATTGCGCAGCGAGCCGGTGCCGGCGCATGCGTTTCGCCTCTGGGTAACCTCCACGCACGACCACGCCGCGGCGGCGCACTACAAGGTGGGGATGGTCGCAGGGTGGGGCATGACCGAGGTGCTGATCCAGGTACTGGTTTCGAACCCCGAGCAAGGTTCCCTGACGGGAGGCATTGGACGTCCGAGCCTCTACTACGATGTCAAGGTGGTCGACGATGACGGGCGGCAAGTGCGCCCCGGTGAAGCGGGCCATCTGCTGGTCAGGGGACGCCGCGGGTTGTCGGTCTTCAGTGAATACGATGGCGATAGCGCGGCCACGGAGACCGCATTCGACGACGAGGGCTACCTAAAGACCGGCGATCGTGTTCGTCTTCATGAGGATGGCTGGTACGCGTTCACCGATCGGGTCAAGGACGTCATCAAGGTCCGCGGCGAGAACGTCTCGGCGGCCGAGGTGGAAGCCGCCATCCTGAAAGTGCTCGGTGTCCGGGAGGTGGCGGTGGTTGGCAAGCCGTGCGACATGCAGGGGGAGACCGTGGTCGCCTTTGTCGGCCATTCGTCCGAGCTTTCGGGTCAACAGGTTGAGGCATTGCATGACACCATCCACGAGCATTGCACGCGCAACCTGTCCCAGTTCAAGATTCCGGTAGAAATCCATGTAGTGGCGAAGCTGCCTCGAATCGGCATCGGCAAGCTGGCCAAGGCGACGCTGCGCGAGTGGGCATCGGCGGGCAACGGCCAGAAGCCCGGGCAGGGTACCCCGCGTTCGGCGTTCGAGGCCGAGTGA